Proteins encoded in a region of the Takifugu flavidus isolate HTHZ2018 chromosome 10, ASM371156v2, whole genome shotgun sequence genome:
- the eva1ba gene encoding eva-1 homolog Ba: protein MDVEDKEMELLSNSIAAYAHIKANPESFGLYFVLGVCFGLVLTLCLLVIRISCKPRTKMASSTPEKKPLKNVAERVDESAEEEDEDGEDAEAPVPSPSTDAPVSNHTSQSDGTLSVNVFTSAEELERAQRLEERERIIREIWRNGQPDILGTGTGTIGRVHYY, encoded by the exons ATGGATGTGGAGGATAAAGAAATGGAGCTCCTGAGCAACAGCATAGCTGCGTATGCTCATATCAAag CAAACCCGGAGAGCTTCGGCCTGTACTTTGTGCTCGGCGTGTGTTTCGGCCTGGTGCTGACGCTCTGCCTCCTGGTCATCCGCATTTCATGTAAGCCACGAACCAAGATGGCCTCCTCCACCCCGGAGAAGAAACCCCTAAAGAACGTCGCTGAGAGGGTGGACGAGAgcgcggaggaggaggacgaggacggcgAAGACGCCGAGGCCCCCGTCCCTTCGCCCAGCACAGACGCACCTGTCAGCAATCACACCAGCCAATCGGACGGGACCCTGAGTGTGAACGTCTTTACGTCCGccgaggagctggagcgggcgcagcggctggaggagagggagcgcaTCATCCGTGAGATCTGGAGGAACGGCCAGCCCGACATCCTGGGGACAGGAACGGGAACTATTGGAAGGGTGCACTACTACTGA
- the sh3d21 gene encoding SH3 domain-containing protein 21, which yields MMEVLVLIGFEGTMSDELTVKMGDVVKNVTKASEEGWLLGELNGKRGLFPSNFVKEIPVYLMGDSKREPRSLRKTVKKMPQTRKCEVTFTYNPMNPDELQLNVGEIIEIIREIEDGWWMGVKDGKVGAFPSNFVKEIFVAPKEDKSNDGKSRPKLANVFSREMPQKASVRNKSKPMTECCQVLFDYQAKTEDELQLKKGDVIVILNKETEDEGWWEGELNGRRGFFPDNFVMVIPPKDILQTGSSTQLPERSAQHKPPAKTEASELENGSPAKVKDNKPDVKDLRSNPPAKVKLPFITKPSPPPVKDKPNKVLPKASDDVAPEVKETDRFDGVVLETEKLTHPTANRAKPPQRRPPSGLITATQGIDQNEPESAPKVQTDRFPALPKTSENLLPSPAKPDQPKTPPPSRPPVPKVVVDGRPVIQKEEISLENLQAEIKELRMALELLQRQHEQDIKELKEELSQERSKGTILQLEVQSLRMKL from the exons ATGATGG AGGTGCTGGTCCTGATCGGCTTTGAAGGGACCATGAGCGACGAGCTCACGGTGAAGATGGGGGATGTGGTGAAAAACGTCACCAAGGCCAGCGAGGAGGGATGGCTGCTGGGTGAACTGAATGGAAAAAGGGGCCTTTTCCCTTCCAACTTTGTCAAG GAGATACCAGTTTACTTAATGGGAGACAGCAAGAGGGAACCGCGAAGCCTTAGAAAAACCG TAAAGAAAATGCCACAAACGAGGAAATGTGAGGTGACATTTACCTACAACCCCATGAACCCCGACGAGCTGCAGCTGAACGTTGGGGAAATCATAGAGATCATCAGAGAG ATCGaagatggatggtggatgggcgTGAAAGACGGCAAAGTGGGAGCATTCCCTTCCAATTTTGTCAAAGAGATATTTGTCGCGCCAAAAG AGGACAAAAGCAACGATGGCAAAAGCAGACCCAAACTCGCTAATGTTTTCAGCCGGGAG ATGCCTCAAAAGGCAAGCGTGAGGAACAAAAGCAAACCCA TGACAGAATGTTGCCAGGTCCTGTTTGACTACCAGGCTAAAACGGAGGATGAGCTGCAGTTGAAGAAAGGCGACGTCATAGTGATACTGAATAAG GAAACAGAAGATGAAGGCTGGTGGGAGGGAGAGCTAAACGGACGGCGCGGCTTCTTTCCCGATAACTTTGTCATGGTGATTCCGCCGAAGGACATTCTGCAA ACTGGATCCTCAACCCAACTGCCTGAACGCAGCGCTCAACACAAGCCCCCCG cgAAAACAGAGGCATCAGAGCTGGAGAACGGAAGTCCTGCAAAAGTGAAAG ACAATAAGCCGGACGTGAAGGACCTGAGAAGCAACCCTCCAGCTAAAGTAAAGCTGCCATTCATCACCAAACCCAGTCCTCCTCCAGTCAAGGACAAACCCAACAAGGTTTTACCCAA AGCCAGTGATGATGtggctccagaggtgaaggaaaCGGACAGATTCGATGGCGTGGTTTTGGAGACTGAAAAGCTAACTCACCCCACAGCAAACCGAGCCAAACCCCCCCAGAGGAGACCACCGTCAGGCTTGATAACGGCCACCCAG GGCATTGACCAGAATGAACCAGAATCAGCACCCAAggtccagacagacagatttcCCGCTTTGCCAAAG ACTTCAGAGAACCTACTGCCATCTCCTGCGAAACCGGACCAACCAAAGACGCCACCGCCCTCTCGACCTCCGGTGCCTAAAGTGGTCGTGGACGGCAGGCCAGTGATCCAGAAAGAAGAAATCAGTCTGGAAAATCTGCAGGCTGAAATTAAAGAGCTGAGAATGGCTCTGGAGCTGCTACAGAGGCAACATGA GCAAGATATTAAAGAACTGAAAGAAGAACTGAGCCAGGAGAGAAGTAAAGGGACCATCCTGCAG TTGGAAGTGCAGAGTTTGAGAATGAAGCTGTAG
- the thrap3a gene encoding LOW QUALITY PROTEIN: thyroid hormone receptor-associated protein 3 (The sequence of the model RefSeq protein was modified relative to this genomic sequence to represent the inferred CDS: inserted 1 base in 1 codon), translated as MPRSNSASRSRSRSRSRSRSRFTSRSRSSSRSRSRKRRYSSRSRTRSRSRSRSRSHSPPNNREKNYQRSYQNNRNYRGYIRGGRRPFNFRGRGRGFFPRGHYQRGGGGYNNHNFRPNWKNYKQNPQKKQQQYHHHQQQQQQQQNYSQGRPQNYQSSSRSPPRDASHHSDRSPTPLSRHSRHSSASSHNSSPKFRQNCLPISQNSKDVKEKSLASKVVQKEGGGDGETEALVAGLAGDAKEDGSGGKTEGSWQTTTNCSSGQNQMSPLASSAAGAGQNAPHNAASNTPTKMTNAISNGGPSCEAACSSFATKKASQECLNSVLSSFFSNEDYLEGDKNAISIAFGKFLEEQNKKPKLWXNGNDTETKEVNMEQEKVNGKPSTIVSDSAPEQYNRAADGSFSMKSILKASPFLSPDGEDSEEPRFFHNDDFSKVKSQAARSARDLFAERFSKRPYVAYSQAANSDAMTEDLYLSQKQEKMAGLAAALREREAVGKFDGMSADVDLKARKMAPSSSILSPSPRRRNLERELFTIKTDNSPFSFPRTSEAKINVRADFLRESLFGCSTVLAEERQLSQCLVQSSRKDQEFRAIFQHIPNAQLQRCPSELFAQHIVAIVHHIKAQHFPPCEMTLNERFTMYHRRAAEKEIMKPRKSPEIHRRIDVSPRAFKKHSQLFEAVKSSEDDPYKDGGEKLKSDPMDLRLDIERRKKYCTQEKHQNRERDTKDCGRETPVDKFSEGHKSSKKSKKRRSRSSSSSSSSSSSESQRDELPFERNKEKSLNPGRAGEIESPGSVAIMRPHRGDFKFESEEGVGTEAVSRETLHIATTWQHTPTRMSGTQSSRLRAENTTCTTTETGRLTLNAQKTEDGATPRVEERASSYARPRAVPALTAPNGPTRSLGSTLRTGLSERGRRNRTTETKESRRASAAERRR; from the exons ATGCCCAGGTCCAACTCTGCCTCGAGGTCTCGGAGccgctccaggtccaggtccaggtcccgtTTTACCTCCCGCTCCAGAAGTAGCTCGAGGTCCCGGTCCAGGAAGCGCCGTTACAG CTCCAGGTCTCGGACAcggtcaaggtcaaggtcacgGTCAAGATCTCATTCTCCCCCTAACAACAGGGAGAAGAACTATCAAAGAAGCTATCAAAACAATCGCAATTACAGGGGCTATATCCGCGGCGGGCGGAGGCCATTCAATTTCAGGGGCCGAGGACGCGGCTTTTTTCCTCGCGGACACTACCAGCGCGGGGGCGGCGGCTACAACAATCATAACTTCCGACCCAACTGGAAGAATTACAAGCAGAACCCTcaaaaaaagcagcagcagtaccaccaccaccagcagcaacagcagcagcagcagaactacTCACAAGGACGACCTCAGAATTACCAGAGCAGCTCAAGAAGCCCCCCTCGTGATGCCTCTCACCACTCTGATCGATCCCCCACGCCGCTGTCCAGGCACTCGCGGCATTCTTCGGCCTCCTCCCACAACTCCTCCCCCAAATTCAGGCAAAACTGCCTGCCGATTAGCCAAAACTCCAAAGATGTGAAGGAGAAATCGTTGGCTTCCAAGGTGGTccagaaggaaggagggggggatggAGAGACGGAGGCACTTGTGGCTGGTTTGGCAGGAGATGCAAAAGAAGATGGTAGTGGTGGGAAAACAGAGGGGAGCTGGCAGACCACGACAAACTGCAGCAGCGGCCAGAACCAGATGAGCCCTCTGGCGAGCTCTGCTGCTGGCGCCGGTCAAAACGCCCCGCATAACGCCGCGTCAAATACCCCCACTAAAATGACAAACGCCATTAGCAATGGCGGCCCCTCATGTGAGGCGGCATGCAGTTCATTCGCAACCAAAAAAGCCTCTCAAGAATGCCTGAATTCAGTGCtttccagcttcttctccaaTGAGGACTATCTGGAGGGAGATAAAAATGCAATCTCCATCGCCTTCGGAAA GTTTCTggaggaacaaaacaaaaagccaAAGCTTT AAAATGGCAATGACACCGAAACCAAGGAAGTCAATATGGAGCAAGAAAAAGTAAACGGCAAACCATCGACCATTGTCTCTGACTCAGCGCCAGAGCAGTACAACAGGGCCGCCGATGGCAGCTTTTCTATGAAGAGCATTCTGAAagcttctccttttctgtccCCCGATGGGGAAGACAGCGAGGAGCCAAGGTTTTTTCACAATGACGACTTCTCGAAGGTCAAAAGCCAGGCCGCTCGGTCGGCCCGGGATCTGTTCGCTGAGCGATTCAGCAAAAGGCCATATGTTGCCTATTCGCAGGCGGCCAACAGCGACGCCATGACTGAGGACCTGTATCTCAGTcagaagcaggagaaaatggCCGGCCTGGCTGCTGCcctcagggagagagaggcggtGGGCAAATTTGACGGCATGTCTGCCGACGTTGATCTCAAAGCCAGGAAGATGGCGCCGTCTTCCTCCATCCTGTCTCCTTCTCCACGGAGGAGGAATCTTGAAAGAGAGCTGTTCACAATTAAGACAGACAACTCGCCTTTCTCGTTCCCGAGAACATCGGAAGCGAAAATAAACGTCCGGGCGGACTTTCTCAGAGAAAGTCTATTTGG CTGTTCCACCGTCTTAGCCGAGGAACGGCAGCTGTCTCAGTGCCTCGTGCAGTCCTCAAGGAAGGATCAGGAGTTCCGCGCCATCTTCCAGCACATTCCGAACGCTCAGTTACAGAGGTGTCCATCGGAACTGTTCGCTCAGCACATCGTCGCCATTGTTCACCATATTAAAG CTCAGCACTTCCCACCGTGCGAGATGACCCTAAATGAGCGTTTCACCATGTACCAcagaagagctgcagagaagGAAATAATGAAGCCCAGAAAAAGCCCAGAGATTCACAG GAGAATTGATGTTTCACCCAGAGCTTTTAAGAAACACTCGCAACTTTTTGAGGCGGTGAAAAGCTCAGAGGATGACCCGTACAAG GACGGCGGGGAAAAACTGAAGAGCGATCCCATGGATCTCCGTCTGGATATTGAGCGCCGCAAAAAATATTGTACccaagaaaaacatcaaaatcgAGAAAGAGACACGAAAGATTGTGGCAGAGAGACGCCAGTGGACAAGTTCTCCGAAGGCCACAAGAGTTCAAA GAAAAGTAAGAAGAGGCGTTCCCGCTcaagctcttcctcctcctcttcctcctcctccgagtcCCAAAGAGATGAATTACCCTTTGAGAGGAATAAAGAGAAAAGTCTAAACCCGGGCCGAGCGGGTGAAATCGAGTCACCGGGATCAGTTGCAATCATGAGGCCTCACAGGGGGGATTT CAAGTTCGAATCCGAGGAAGGGGTTGGAACAGAGGCAGTTTCCAGGGAAACGCTTCACATAGCAACAACCTGGCAGCACACCCCAACAAGGATGAGTGGGACCCAGAGTTCACGCCTAAGAGCAGAAAATACTACTTG CACGACGACCGAGACGGGGAGGCTGACCTTAAATGCACAGAAAACCGAGGACGGGGCGACTCCTCGCGTGGAAGAGCGCGCTTCATCATACGCAAGGCCACGAGCGGTCCCAGCGCTAACAGCCCCAAATGGGCCCACAAGAAGTTTGGGATCAACGTTGAGGACCGGGctgagcgagagagggagacgcaACAGGACCACAGAAACGAAAGAGAGTCGGCGGGCGAGCGCAGCTGAGCGGCGGCGCTGA